One segment of Burkholderia multivorans ATCC BAA-247 DNA contains the following:
- a CDS encoding response regulator yields MIRTILAIDDSATMRALLHATLAQAGYEVTVAADGEAGFDFAATTPYDLVLTDQNMPRKSGLELIAALRQLSAYADTPILVLTTEGSDAFKAAARDAGATGWIEKPIDPGVLVELVATLSEPAAN; encoded by the coding sequence ATGATCCGGACCATTCTCGCGATCGACGATTCCGCGACGATGCGCGCGTTGCTGCACGCGACGCTCGCGCAGGCCGGCTACGAGGTGACGGTGGCGGCGGACGGCGAAGCCGGCTTCGACTTCGCGGCGACGACGCCATACGACCTCGTGCTGACCGACCAGAACATGCCGCGCAAGAGCGGGCTCGAGCTGATCGCCGCGCTGCGTCAACTGAGCGCGTATGCGGACACGCCGATCCTCGTGCTGACGACCGAAGGCAGCGATGCGTTCAAGGCGGCGGCGCGCGACGCGGGCGCGACCGGCTGGATCGAAAAGCCGATCGACCCGGGCGTGCTCGTCGAGCTTGTCGCGACGCTGTCCGAGCCGGCCGCCAATTGA
- the cheW gene encoding chemotaxis protein CheW, with translation MINPAAANAANATTGRRDAEHGDATGQEFLVFTLGDEEYGIDILKVQEIRGYDSVTRIANAPDFIKGVINLRGIIVPIVDMRIKFHLGRVEYDHQTVVIILNVAHRVVGMVVDGVSDVLTLSAEQIMPAPEFGATLTTEYLTGLGTVDGRMLILMDIEKLMSSREMALIETLGA, from the coding sequence ATGATCAATCCGGCCGCGGCGAACGCGGCCAACGCGACGACCGGCCGCCGCGACGCGGAACATGGCGACGCGACGGGCCAGGAATTCCTGGTGTTCACGCTCGGCGACGAGGAATACGGGATCGACATCCTGAAGGTGCAGGAGATCCGCGGCTACGACAGCGTCACGCGGATCGCGAACGCGCCCGATTTCATCAAGGGCGTGATCAACCTGCGCGGCATCATCGTGCCGATCGTCGACATGCGGATCAAGTTCCACCTCGGCCGCGTCGAGTACGACCACCAGACGGTCGTAATCATTCTGAACGTCGCGCATCGCGTCGTCGGGATGGTCGTCGACGGCGTGTCGGACGTGCTCACGCTGTCGGCCGAGCAGATCATGCCGGCGCCCGAATTCGGCGCGACGCTGACCACCGAATATCTGACGGGCCTCGGCACCGTCGACGGCCGGATGCTGATCCTGATGGACATCGAGAAGCTGATGTCGAGCCGGGAAATGGCGCTGATCGAAACGCTCGGCGCATAA
- the motB gene encoding flagellar motor protein MotB yields the protein MSKGKERAIVVKRVAPQKKGHHGGAWKLAYADFMTAMMAFFLLMWLLSSVTPVQLKGIAEYFNTPLRAALFGSGDRSSQDSSIINGGGRDLSSVDAGTLRRTDGTTQLAERVAKPTDDTAQARMQGALERREQVRLHDLQIKLMAAIEANPTLRQFKQQIRIDSTLMGLRIEIVDTQKRPMFAMSSDQVEPYMRDILREIGKTLNDVPNRIIVQGHTDAVPYAGGEGGYSNWELSADRANASRRELIAGGMDEAKVLRVLGLASTQNLNKADPLDPENRRISVIVLNRKSEEALTRDDTTTTTLSADAAGSTQLAQQLAGAHPAPVAPVSPVAAAPKP from the coding sequence ATGAGCAAGGGCAAGGAACGCGCGATCGTCGTCAAGCGGGTGGCCCCGCAGAAGAAGGGCCATCACGGCGGCGCATGGAAGCTCGCGTATGCGGACTTCATGACGGCGATGATGGCCTTCTTCCTGCTGATGTGGCTGCTGAGCTCGGTCACGCCGGTACAGCTGAAGGGAATCGCCGAATACTTCAACACGCCGCTGAGGGCGGCGCTGTTCGGCAGCGGCGATCGCAGCTCGCAGGACTCGAGCATCATCAACGGCGGCGGGCGCGACCTGTCGAGCGTCGACGCGGGCACGCTGCGCCGCACCGACGGCACGACGCAGCTGGCCGAGCGCGTCGCGAAGCCGACCGACGATACCGCGCAGGCGCGGATGCAGGGCGCGCTCGAGCGGCGTGAGCAGGTGCGGCTGCACGACCTGCAGATCAAGCTGATGGCCGCGATCGAAGCGAACCCGACGCTGCGCCAGTTCAAGCAGCAGATCCGCATCGACTCGACGCTGATGGGGCTGCGCATCGAGATCGTCGATACGCAGAAGCGGCCGATGTTCGCGATGTCGAGCGATCAGGTCGAGCCGTACATGCGCGACATCCTGCGTGAAATCGGCAAGACGCTGAACGACGTGCCGAACCGGATCATCGTGCAGGGCCACACCGATGCGGTGCCGTACGCGGGCGGCGAGGGCGGCTACAGCAACTGGGAGCTGTCCGCCGATCGCGCGAACGCGTCGCGCCGCGAGCTGATCGCGGGCGGCATGGACGAGGCGAAGGTGCTGCGCGTGCTCGGCCTCGCGTCGACGCAGAACCTGAACAAGGCCGATCCGCTGGACCCGGAAAACCGCCGGATCAGCGTGATCGTGCTGAACCGCAAATCCGAAGAGGCGCTGACGCGCGACGACACGACGACCACGACGCTGTCGGCCGACGCCGCGGGCTCGACGCAGCTCGCGCAGCAGCTCGCCGGCGCGCATCCGGCGCCGGTCGCGCCGGTGTCGCCCGTTGCGGCCGCGCCGAAACCCTGA
- the cheA gene encoding chemotaxis protein CheA translates to MTLDITQFYQTFFDEADELLAQMEQLLLNLDVGSPDAEDLAAIFRAAHSIKGGAATFGFSALTDTTHILESLLDRARNHELTLTKEMVDAFLETKDVLSDQLADYRASAEPDAAAAAAICAKLERLQADSGGAAASVAAPAAVAVAAPAPATPAVASAAAAGQRAPDHVVEQAVAAAHPSAAGAPAPQADAAADGDGPHLKITLTGVDAKDQALLVEELGNLGRIVGRTEVGDALTLWLESDVPSDDIVAVCCFVIDESQIRIARGAAPAATQPAAAAAAPVVAEPPPAAPAAASAATAAAPAPAPAASTTSAAAAAAPAAHAESPAPSAAAQPAAHHDDKRARPAAAAAAGAEGSSIRVGVEKVDQLINLVGELVITQAMLAETASAFDPALHDRLFNGMAQLERNARDLQEAVMSIRMMPMDYVFSRFPRLVRDLAGKLGKQVELVTFGQATELDKSLIERIIDPLTHLVRNSLDHGIETVDKRIAAGKDAVGQLVLSAAHHGGNIVIEVSDDGAGLNRERILAKAAKQGMQIPENISDDEVWQLIFAPGFSTAETVTDVSGRGVGMDVVKRNIQSMGGHVEISSQAGRGTTTRIVLPLTLAILDGMSVKVGSEIFILPLNFVMESLQPSNDDIYTVGNGERVVRVRGEYLPLVALHEVFSVEGARTDPTQGIVTIMETEGRRFAMLIDELVGQQQVVVKNLETNYRKVHGISAATILGDGSVALIVDVAALNRETRATHGARAGAELAMF, encoded by the coding sequence ATGACTCTCGACATCACTCAGTTCTACCAGACATTCTTCGACGAAGCGGACGAGCTGCTCGCGCAGATGGAGCAACTGCTGCTGAACCTCGACGTCGGCTCGCCCGACGCCGAGGATCTCGCTGCGATCTTTCGGGCCGCGCATTCGATCAAGGGCGGCGCGGCGACGTTCGGGTTCTCCGCGCTGACCGACACCACGCACATTCTCGAATCGCTGCTCGACCGCGCGCGCAACCACGAGCTGACGCTGACGAAGGAAATGGTCGACGCTTTCCTCGAGACGAAGGACGTGCTGTCCGACCAGCTTGCCGATTACCGCGCAAGCGCCGAACCCGACGCGGCGGCCGCCGCGGCGATCTGCGCAAAGCTCGAGCGGCTGCAGGCCGATAGCGGCGGCGCGGCGGCATCGGTAGCCGCACCGGCGGCGGTCGCCGTCGCGGCGCCCGCGCCCGCCACGCCGGCCGTTGCGTCCGCAGCGGCGGCCGGCCAGCGCGCGCCCGACCATGTCGTCGAGCAGGCGGTCGCGGCCGCGCATCCGTCCGCGGCCGGCGCACCGGCGCCGCAGGCCGACGCCGCCGCCGACGGCGACGGCCCGCACCTGAAGATCACGCTGACCGGCGTGGACGCGAAGGATCAGGCGCTGCTCGTCGAGGAACTCGGCAATCTCGGCCGGATCGTCGGCCGCACCGAAGTCGGCGACGCGCTGACGCTGTGGCTCGAATCCGACGTGCCGTCCGACGACATCGTCGCGGTGTGCTGCTTCGTGATCGACGAAAGCCAGATCCGGATCGCGCGCGGCGCCGCGCCGGCCGCCACGCAGCCGGCTGCGGCTGCGGCTGCACCGGTCGTCGCCGAGCCGCCGCCTGCCGCGCCGGCAGCGGCGTCCGCGGCAACTGCCGCCGCACCGGCACCGGCGCCTGCCGCATCGACCACATCCGCCGCAGCGGCCGCCGCGCCTGCCGCGCATGCCGAATCGCCCGCGCCGTCCGCGGCCGCGCAGCCGGCCGCCCATCACGACGACAAGCGCGCACGTCCGGCCGCGGCCGCCGCGGCGGGCGCGGAAGGCAGTTCGATCCGCGTCGGCGTCGAGAAGGTCGACCAGCTGATCAACCTCGTCGGCGAACTCGTGATCACGCAGGCGATGCTCGCCGAGACCGCGAGCGCGTTCGATCCGGCGCTGCACGACCGTCTGTTCAACGGGATGGCGCAGCTCGAGCGCAACGCGCGCGATCTGCAGGAAGCGGTGATGTCGATCCGCATGATGCCGATGGACTACGTGTTCAGCCGCTTCCCGCGCCTCGTGCGCGATCTCGCGGGCAAGCTCGGCAAGCAGGTCGAACTGGTTACGTTCGGTCAGGCGACCGAACTCGACAAGAGCCTGATCGAGCGGATCATCGATCCGCTCACGCACCTCGTGCGCAACAGCCTCGACCACGGCATCGAGACGGTCGACAAGCGGATCGCGGCCGGCAAGGATGCGGTCGGCCAGCTCGTGCTGTCGGCCGCGCATCACGGCGGCAACATCGTGATCGAGGTCAGCGACGACGGCGCGGGCCTGAACCGCGAGCGGATCCTCGCGAAGGCCGCGAAGCAGGGCATGCAGATCCCCGAGAACATCAGCGACGACGAAGTCTGGCAGCTGATCTTCGCGCCGGGCTTCTCGACTGCCGAGACGGTGACCGACGTGTCGGGCCGCGGCGTCGGGATGGACGTCGTGAAGCGCAACATCCAGTCGATGGGCGGCCACGTCGAGATCTCGTCGCAGGCCGGGCGCGGCACGACCACGCGGATCGTGCTGCCGCTCACGCTGGCGATCCTCGACGGGATGTCGGTGAAGGTCGGCAGCGAGATCTTCATTCTGCCGCTGAACTTCGTGATGGAGTCGCTGCAGCCGTCGAACGACGACATCTACACGGTCGGCAACGGCGAGCGCGTGGTGCGCGTGCGCGGCGAGTATCTGCCGCTCGTCGCGCTGCACGAGGTGTTCTCGGTCGAGGGCGCGCGCACCGATCCGACGCAGGGGATCGTCACGATCATGGAAACCGAGGGGCGCCGCTTCGCGATGCTGATCGACGAGCTGGTCGGCCAGCAGCAGGTCGTCGTGAAGAACCTCGAGACCAACTACCGCAAGGTGCACGGCATCTCCGCGGCGACCATCCTCGGCGACGGCAGCGTCGCGCTGATCGTCGACGTCGCGGCGCTGAACCGCGAAACCCGTGCGACGCACGGCGCCCGGGCGGGCGCCGAGCTCGCGATGTTCTGA